Genomic window (Caldinitratiruptor microaerophilus):
GACCTCCGTGGGAGCGGAAGGCTGCTGCAGCGCGGCAGCGTGACGGATACGAGGGAAGCCCGGCTCGACGCTGGATCACCACGACTGTACCAACCCCGGGACCCGCGGGGCAAGCCCTGGCCTGCGGGCGAGCGTCCCCGCCCGCCGGCATGCCGCCCGGGAGGCCTTCGCCACAGGACTCCCGCCGGATCGCGTCCAGGAGGCCCCGGGGGATTCCCCCGTGGCTGGTGCCGTCGTGGGCGGACAGTCGATCGGTCGCGGTGAGTGTCAGATCGAGTTCACATGTTCACATGCATTCTTGTCGGTCGACAGCAGGACTTCGTCTGTCCGAGGAGAATGTAACGAACGATACAGATGCGCCCTTTGAAGTAGCAAATGTGACATCCAGGGCGGGGTGCGCGTGGACAGCTTGTCGGAGCGGATTCGTCAGGCTTCGGAGGGCCTCTCGCAGGGGGGGAAGCGGGTAGCGACCCACCTCCTCGAGCGGCCGCAGGACTTCGCGTTCCTGTCGGTCCGGGAGGTCGCGCAGCGAATCCGGGTCAGCACCGCCACGGTGATCCGGGCGGCGCAGGCCCTGGGGTTCGCCGGCTACGCCCAGCTCCAGGCCGAGGCGCAGCGGATCGTCTGGTCCAACCGGTACACGATGCGGCTCTCGGCAGTCGAGCCCGACGCCTCGCCAGGCCAGCCGCCGTCGCTGCAGGCCCTGATGCAGGACGACGTGGACGCCATCCGGACCACGATGAGCCGGGTGGATCCGGGCCACGTCGAACGGGCCGTGCGCCTCCTCGTCCGCGCGCGGCGGATCCTGGTGCTGGGGCAGCGCCTGTCCGCGGGGCCGGCCGAGTTCTTCGGCCGGATCATGGACACGCTGCTCGGAAAAGTCCATATCCTCGGGCGGGAGCCCGGCATGCTCTTCGACGCGCTGGTTGGGGCCGGTCCGGAGGACGTCGCCGTCATCGTGGCGTTCCCGCGTTACACGATGTCGACCCTACAGTTCGCCAGACTGGCCGCCCAGAAAGGGATCCCCCTGATCGCCGTGACGGACAGCCCGCTCTCGCCGTTCGTCTCCCTCGCCCAGTGCTGGTTCTGCGTCGCGAGTGCGTCTTCGGGGCCTGTGGACACCTACGTCGCAGCCGCCTCGCTGCTCAACGGGATCGCCGGTCTCGTCGCTCTCCAGAACCCCGAACTCGTCATGCAGCGGCTCCAGGAGCTGGACCGCGTCCTCGACGCCAGCGACACGTTCGCGCGGCTGAAGTAGGGTCGGCCCCGGAGGCCAGACCGGTCAGGGGAGGTGGGCGGTGTTCCGTAGAACCACCAGCGCTCGCTGTTCTGCCGCAAACCGTACCTTGTGCGAAACGGAGGTCGTACCATGGCTCTGCTGAAGTCGTCCCGACTCACGCCGGCGCTCGTTGCTGCCGCCGCTCTCGTGGTGACGGCGGCCGGCTGCGGGGGCAAGGCGACAGAGACGCCTGCCGGGGGTTCCGGCCCCGCCGCGGCCGGTTCGTCCGCCCAGGCGTCCGGCTCCGCCAAGAAGGGCTCGGACTACCCGAACAAGGCCATCGAATTCGTGGTTCCGCTACCCGCCGGCGGCGGAACGGACGTGGCCGCCCGGGTCATCGCCAAGGCCCTGTCCAAGGAACTCGGCGTACCTGTCAACGTGGTGAACAAGCCGGGCGGCAACCAGATCCCGGGCGTTATGTCCGTCCTGATGGCCAAGCCGGACGGCTACACGCTGCTGGCCGAAGGCGCAGCGTTCAGCTCGCTCCACGCCCTGGTGGAGGACCTGCCCTACAAGCTGGAGGAGCGGACCTTCATCGCCCGCATCTCCGTGGCCCCGCACGCCTACTTCGTGAACGGGAAGTCGCCGTGGAACACCCTCCAGGAGGCGATCGAGGCGGCAAAGAAGGATCCGGCGTCCTTCAGCTGGACCTACCTGGGCGGAAACACGACCACGGACTTCTCCCTGCTGCAGCTCTTCGACGTAGCCGGCATCGACGTCGCCAAGACGAAGCGCGTGCCCTTCCAGGGGAGCGGCCCCGGCGTCCAGGCGGTGGCGGGGGGTCACGTGCAGTTCGGAGCCGCCGGCGCCAGCGCGGTTTTCTCGCTCCGGAAGTCGGGCGACCTGAAGGTCCTGGCCGTGACCGGGGCCAAGCGCTTGCCGGCGCTGGAGGACGTGGCGACCACGGCGGAACTCGGCTACCCGGGCGCCGACATGACTTGGTGGGTCGGCATCTCGGGGCCGAAGGGGCTGCCGCAGGACGTCGTCGACAGGTTGGCTGCCGCGGCGCAGAAGGTCGCGCAGGACCCCGAAGTCGCCAAGGAACTGGAGGCCGTGGGCGCGTACCCCTCCTACCTTGGGCCTGAAGACACCCGGAACTACGTGCTGAAGGAAGCCGACATGTTCAAGACGCTGGCAGCCAAGGTCGGTACGACCAAGTAGGCCGGGAAGCCGGCCACTGGGCGGGGCCGCGGCTATGTGGCGGCCCGGCGGCCGCGGCCCCGCGATCACGAACGCCGGGAGAGGGGGCGTCACCATGCGCCGCACCAAGGCGCTTTTCGCGCTGCTGACCGTCCTGGCCCTCGTGACCGCCGGTGAGGGGTGGCGGCTGATCTCCCGGTACGGGAGCCAGCTCGGTGGGCGTCAGGCCGGTGGGTACCTGGTGCTGCTGGGCGCGGCACTGATGATCCTCACGCTGCTGGGCCGGCATCGGGGAGAGTTTGCTGGGGACCCGGGTCCGGCGACCGGAGGCGGTCCTGCCGGCGGTGCCCGGCGGGTGACCGTGTGCCTGGTCATCCTCGCCGGCTACGTGTTCCTCACCCCGCGGCTGGGGTACCTCGTCTCCACCGTGCTGTTCTTCCTGACCTACCTGCGAGTGTTGGGCAACTACCGCTGGGCCGCAGCGATCGCGCTTTCCGCTCTCTTTGGGGTCGGGTCGGCGGTCGTGTTCGCCCAGGCGGGCATGGTGCTGCCCCGGGGCATGATCGCCTGGCCGTGAGACGAGGGAGGCGCACAGGTTGAGCTTCGTGGGCTTGCTCGAGGGCATCGCGAACGTCATGACCCCGGGAAACCTGCTCTTCGCGTTCCTGGGCTGCCTCCTGGGGACGCTGGTCGGGGTGTTGCCCGGGCTGGGGCCGGTCTCGGCCGTCGCGATCCTGTTCCCTCTGACGACGTACCTCCCCCCGACCGGCATGGTGATCGCCCTCGCGGCCATTTACTACGGGGCGATGTACGGGGGTTCCACGACCGCCATCCTGATGAACATCCCCGGAGAGGTCTCGTCCGTGCCGACCGCGCTGGACGGCTTCGCCATGACCCGGCAGGGCCGCGCGGGGCCGGCGCTGGCCATCGCCGCCATCGTCTCGTTCGTGGCGGGCATCTTCGGCACGGTGGTTCTGTACCTGGTCGGCCCCCCGCTCGCCCGGTTCGCCCTGCTGTTCGGTCCGGCGGAGTACTTCGGACTGGCCGTCTTCAGCCTCACCGCGATCGCCGGGCTCTCGGGTCGGTCCGTGATCCGGGGGCTGATCATGGCCGTTCTGGGGATGGTGCTCGCCGCGGTCGGGATCGACGTCGGGTCGAGCGTCACCCGCCTGACGCTGGGGTCCGAGGCGCTCCTGCAGGGGTTCGACATCGTGCCCGTGATGATCGGCCTGTTCGGTATCGGCGAGGTGCTACGGGAGCTCCAGGAGGGGAGTCCGGGGATCTTTCAGGGGCGTCTCGGCCGGCTGCTGCCGAGCGGGGAGGAACTGCGACAGGGGATGGCCGCCGGCGGAAGGGCCACCGTACTCGGGTTCCTGCTGGGTCTGCTGCCGGGGATGCTGCCTTCGATCACCTCGTTCCTCGCCTACTCTTACGAGAAACAGCGGTCCCGGCACCCGGAACGTTTCGGGCGGGGGGCCATCGAGGGCGTGGCGGCTCCCGAGGCGGCCAACAACGCCGCCGCCATGGCCGGGTTCGTACCGCTCCTGAGCCTGGGGATCCCCACGAGTCCCACCATGGCGCTGATCCTGGCCGCGCTCATCGTCTACGGGCTCATCCCGGGGCCCACCCTCTTCACGGAGAATGCGGCCTTCACGGCTACGGTGATCGCCAGCTTCCTGGTCGCCAACGTGATCCTCCTGATCCTCAACCTCCCGCTCGTGGGTCTGTGGGTCCGGATCGCGCGGATCCCTTACCGCATCCTCGCGCCGGTCATCCTCGGCGTCTGCGTGGCGGGGGCGTACAGCATCCGCAACACGATGTTCGACGTGTGGGTCGCGCTCGCGTTCGGCCTGGTGGGGTGGGTGCTGGCCGAGTGGTCCTGGCCGCTGGCCCCCCTCGTGCTGGGGTTCATCCTGGGACCCATGGCGGAGACGTCGTTCCGCCAGGCGATCTCCATCTCGCCGGCCATCTTCCTGCAACGTCCGATCTTCCTTGGCTTCGTGGTCCTCGCCGGGGTTTCGCTGTGGCTGACCCGCCGGTGGAATCTGGGCGCTGGCGAGAAAGGCGGGGCCGAGGCTGAGGTCCGGGCGGCAAAGTGACCGTTTCGTCAGAACGAGGGGATGAGGCATGCAGGTTCGGGTCGGTGTGGACGTGGGCGGCACGTTCACCGACGTCAGCTTGTTCGATCCGGACTCCGGCACCGTGCACGTGTTCAAGCTGCTAAGTACCCCGCACGACCAGTCCGTCGCCATCGTCGACGGCATCCGGGCGATCCTCGACCAGGCCGGCGCAAGCCCCGCCGACGTGGTGTACCTCGCCCACGGGACCACGGTGGCGACGAACGCTCTCCTCGAACACAAGGGGGCGCGCGTCGGCTTGATCACGACGCGTGGATTCGCGGATCTGCTGGACATCGGGCGGCAGAAACGGCCCAGCCTCTACGACCTGTTCGCGGACAAGCCTCCGGCGATCGTGCCCCGGTACCTCCGCGAGGAGGTGGCGGAGCGGCTTCGCAGCGACGGCACCGTGCTGGTACCGCTCGATCCCGACGAGGTGGAGGCGGCGGTCGAATCGCTGGCGCGCCGCGGCATCGAGGCCCTGGCGATCTGCTTCCTCCACGCGTACCGCAACCCGGAGCACGAGGCCCGTGCCCGGGACGTCGCCGAGGGGACGGCGCCGCACCTCTACGTGTCGGCGTCCCACGAGGTCGCACCGGAATTCCGCGAGTACGAGCGCTTCAGCACGACGGTCATCAACGCCTATCTGGGGCCGGTGATGAGCCGGTACATCAAGAACCTGGGCGACCGGGTGCGCGACCTCGGCGTTGCGGTGGAGCCCTTCGTCACCCAGTCCAACGGCGGCATCATCTCCTTGCGCACCGTGCAGGACAACCCCGTCCGCACGGCCCTCTCCGGCCCCAGCGCCGGCGTCGTCGGGGCTTCGTACGTGGCCCGCACGGCCGGCTTCGAGGACATCATCACCTTCGACATGGGCGGCACGAGCACCGACGTGTGCCTGGTCAAGAGCGGGACCCCGACCGTCTCGAGCCAGCGCAGCATCTCCGGGTACCCGATCCGCGTCCCCATGGTGGACATCCACACCATCGGGGCCGGGGGTGGCAGCATTGCCTGGATCGATCCGGCGGGTGCCCTGCGGGTGGGTCCGGAGAGCGCCGGCGCCCGTCCGGGGCCGGCCGCGTACGGGCTGGGTGGCGACAGGGCGACCGTCACGGACGCCAACGTGGTACTGGGGCG
Coding sequences:
- a CDS encoding MurR/RpiR family transcriptional regulator, with product MDSLSERIRQASEGLSQGGKRVATHLLERPQDFAFLSVREVAQRIRVSTATVIRAAQALGFAGYAQLQAEAQRIVWSNRYTMRLSAVEPDASPGQPPSLQALMQDDVDAIRTTMSRVDPGHVERAVRLLVRARRILVLGQRLSAGPAEFFGRIMDTLLGKVHILGREPGMLFDALVGAGPEDVAVIVAFPRYTMSTLQFARLAAQKGIPLIAVTDSPLSPFVSLAQCWFCVASASSGPVDTYVAAASLLNGIAGLVALQNPELVMQRLQELDRVLDASDTFARLK
- a CDS encoding hydantoinase/oxoprolinase family protein, producing the protein MQVRVGVDVGGTFTDVSLFDPDSGTVHVFKLLSTPHDQSVAIVDGIRAILDQAGASPADVVYLAHGTTVATNALLEHKGARVGLITTRGFADLLDIGRQKRPSLYDLFADKPPAIVPRYLREEVAERLRSDGTVLVPLDPDEVEAAVESLARRGIEALAICFLHAYRNPEHEARARDVAEGTAPHLYVSASHEVAPEFREYERFSTTVINAYLGPVMSRYIKNLGDRVRDLGVAVEPFVTQSNGGIISLRTVQDNPVRTALSGPSAGVVGASYVARTAGFEDIITFDMGGTSTDVCLVKSGTPTVSSQRSISGYPIRVPMVDIHTIGAGGGSIAWIDPAGALRVGPESAGARPGPAAYGLGGDRATVTDANVVLGRLNPRYLLGGRVAIDYAAAERAVGRLAQGLGVPAVEAAMGVLRVVNSNMARAIRAVSVDKGEDPRSYVLLAFGGAGPVHAAELAAELGMSTVLVPTRPGILCAMGLLATDLRSDYVRSRVLPAVPEAVPEVNRVFAEMEALAGDWLDREGVPPEKRRFVRSVDMRYSRQNHELPVAVPDGEFTVQVLEQVVGDFHLGHEKNYGFADPSSPVHFVNFRLVAMGDAPKLPIAALAKGTGTPPPDAVLERRPVFFPAAGDYVETPVYARDHLRAGDRFEGPAIVEQLDTTTVVPPGCAVTVDAYGNLVVEVGRA
- a CDS encoding tripartite tricarboxylate transporter permease, producing MGLLEGIANVMTPGNLLFAFLGCLLGTLVGVLPGLGPVSAVAILFPLTTYLPPTGMVIALAAIYYGAMYGGSTTAILMNIPGEVSSVPTALDGFAMTRQGRAGPALAIAAIVSFVAGIFGTVVLYLVGPPLARFALLFGPAEYFGLAVFSLTAIAGLSGRSVIRGLIMAVLGMVLAAVGIDVGSSVTRLTLGSEALLQGFDIVPVMIGLFGIGEVLRELQEGSPGIFQGRLGRLLPSGEELRQGMAAGGRATVLGFLLGLLPGMLPSITSFLAYSYEKQRSRHPERFGRGAIEGVAAPEAANNAAAMAGFVPLLSLGIPTSPTMALILAALIVYGLIPGPTLFTENAAFTATVIASFLVANVILLILNLPLVGLWVRIARIPYRILAPVILGVCVAGAYSIRNTMFDVWVALAFGLVGWVLAEWSWPLAPLVLGFILGPMAETSFRQAISISPAIFLQRPIFLGFVVLAGVSLWLTRRWNLGAGEKGGAEAEVRAAK
- a CDS encoding tripartite tricarboxylate transporter TctB family protein, whose translation is MRRTKALFALLTVLALVTAGEGWRLISRYGSQLGGRQAGGYLVLLGAALMILTLLGRHRGEFAGDPGPATGGGPAGGARRVTVCLVILAGYVFLTPRLGYLVSTVLFFLTYLRVLGNYRWAAAIALSALFGVGSAVVFAQAGMVLPRGMIAWP
- a CDS encoding tripartite tricarboxylate transporter substrate binding protein → MALLKSSRLTPALVAAAALVVTAAGCGGKATETPAGGSGPAAAGSSAQASGSAKKGSDYPNKAIEFVVPLPAGGGTDVAARVIAKALSKELGVPVNVVNKPGGNQIPGVMSVLMAKPDGYTLLAEGAAFSSLHALVEDLPYKLEERTFIARISVAPHAYFVNGKSPWNTLQEAIEAAKKDPASFSWTYLGGNTTTDFSLLQLFDVAGIDVAKTKRVPFQGSGPGVQAVAGGHVQFGAAGASAVFSLRKSGDLKVLAVTGAKRLPALEDVATTAELGYPGADMTWWVGISGPKGLPQDVVDRLAAAAQKVAQDPEVAKELEAVGAYPSYLGPEDTRNYVLKEADMFKTLAAKVGTTK